The DNA segment ATTTTGCGCTTCATCTACTGGTGCATCGGAGACGGCAAAAGAAACATTCGCGGTTTTTTGTGGGTCGCTATCGTCTGAGTCGGAACCACCACAACCACTAAGAATTAAAGCTGACGTTGCTATCACTGCTGTTAAATATTTCATGATTCCCTCATGTATTTTTTAGAATGTAGAGAATCTAATTTTAGGTAATGTGATAAAAATGTTAATAGCACTTGCGGTTATTTAACATTTATTGACGGAGGATTGACGGGAAGAGTGGTTTCGATACTCGATTCTCGGTCGTTTCACTGCTCGTTACTTGAAAGAGAAAAAGCGGCGGAGGTGGTGTAAAAAGGCGTCATCCTTGAGGAGCCTAGGCGACATCGAGGATCTATATACAGCACGCTGTAATAAGATTCCCGCTCTCTCTAAAGCTCGGCAGGAATGACGACTTTTGGGGCGAGCGCTTTTTCGAGTAACGAGCAGCGGAGCGCCCGTCACTCGAGTAACGTCTACCTACTTCTTCGCTTTAGCAAACGCGGCCGCGAATGCGCCACCCATTGCGCCACCACCAATTGGTTCTGGCTTGCTTTGACGTGGCTGTTGACGAGGTGCGCGACGATCACCGCTTGGTTTTGCACTGCGCTGTGCGTTTTGCTCACCCGGCTCATCGGTTAAGCGCATTGATAGGCCGATGCGTTTACGTTGAATGTCGACTTCCATCACTTTGACTTTGACGATGTCACCGGCTTTAACCACTTCGCGTGGGTCCGACACATAGCGGTCGGTCAGCGCGGAGATGTGCACTAAGCCGTCTTGATGTACACCAATATCAACGAAAGCACCAAAGTTGGCTACGTTCGATACAACCCCTTCTAAGATCATGCCAGGTTCGAGATCTTTGACTTCGTTTACGCCTTCAGCAAAGGTCGCCGTTTTAAACTCTGGGCGAGGGTCACGGCCCGGTTTGTCGAGCTCTTTGATGATGTCAGTCACCGTTGGCAGACCAAAGGTCTCGTCGGTGTAATCGGCGGCGCGTAGATTGCGTAAAAACTCACTGTCACCAATCAGTGCCTTGGTGGCTTTACCGGTTTTCTCAGCAATCTTCTTCACTACAGGGTAGGCTTCAGGGTGTACAGAAGAGGCATCGAGAGGGTTTTTGCCATCCATAATACGTAAGAAGCCAGCACATTGTTCAAAGGCTTTTGGCCCCAAACGAGGCACTTTTTTGAGGGCGCTGCGTGATTCAAAACGACCTTGCTCATCACGGTAATCGACGATGTTTTGTGCCATTGTTGTTGATAAACCTGCCACGCGAGTAAGCAGTGCCGCTGACGCCATATTCACATCCACACCGACGGCGTTTACACAGTCTTCTACGACCGCATCCAGACGTTTAGCCAGCATGCTTTGGCTGACATCGTGTTGGTATTGGCCAACCCCGATGGATTTTGGATCAATCTTTACCAGCTCTGCCAATGGATCTTGCAGGCGACGAGCAATCGATACGGCGCCACGCAAAGACACATCCATATCAGGAAACTCTTTGGCTGCCAGTTCTGAAGCGGAATACACGGAAGCGCCCGCTTCACTGACCATGATTTTCTGCACTTTCAAGTTGTTACGCTTGATGATGTCTGCCACAAAAGTGTCGGTTTCACGAGAAGCGGTACCATTACCAATCGCAATCAAATCCACATTATGTGCTTTCACCAACTTCAAAATAGTATTGGCTGAGGCTTCGACTTTGTTATGTGGCTGATGAGGGTAAATCGTCTCGGTTGCCAGTACTTTACCGGTGGCATCGACCACG comes from the Vibrio gangliei genome and includes:
- a CDS encoding Tex family protein; protein product: MSQQNTICQIIAQELNVRVEQVLATVTLIDDGNTVPFIARYRKEVTGGLDDTQLRSLDSRLSYLRELEDRRQTILKSIKDQDKLTPELEKEILATDSKTRLEDLYLPYKPKRRTKGQIAIEAGLEPLADDLWQNPQLDPEVEAAKYIKDSIADTKTALDGARAILMERMAEDADLLEKVRTYLQKNAELQSRVVSGKEQEGEKFKDYFEHNELISRVPSHRALAMLRGRNEGFLQLSLNADPAQEDSVRGSYCETIIADHYRIHFNNHPADNWRKQVISWAWRIKISMHLETELMGAMKERAEIEAIEVFATNLKDLLMAAPAGPRATLGLDPGLRTGSKIAVVDATGKVLATETIYPHQPHNKVEASANTILKLVKAHNVDLIAIGNGTASRETDTFVADIIKRNNLKVQKIMVSEAGASVYSASELAAKEFPDMDVSLRGAVSIARRLQDPLAELVKIDPKSIGVGQYQHDVSQSMLAKRLDAVVEDCVNAVGVDVNMASAALLTRVAGLSTTMAQNIVDYRDEQGRFESRSALKKVPRLGPKAFEQCAGFLRIMDGKNPLDASSVHPEAYPVVKKIAEKTGKATKALIGDSEFLRNLRAADYTDETFGLPTVTDIIKELDKPGRDPRPEFKTATFAEGVNEVKDLEPGMILEGVVSNVANFGAFVDIGVHQDGLVHISALTDRYVSDPREVVKAGDIVKVKVMEVDIQRKRIGLSMRLTDEPGEQNAQRSAKPSGDRRAPRQQPRQSKPEPIGGGAMGGAFAAAFAKAKK